From the Phyllopteryx taeniolatus isolate TA_2022b chromosome 16, UOR_Ptae_1.2, whole genome shotgun sequence genome, one window contains:
- the engl gene encoding transforming growth factor beta receptor type 3 isoform X6, which produces MMPSLPGIGWTVFCVLLLWRRRAASSKERQCSVAQVGALHPVEALLEKFEAGPGCAARESGDKETHVIAVGRVTSGPDNMVTVLLKPLAPGQSGLRKVHLLLSSKQPISWRLEAERLPPDLPVLVKVSSNSSVQSQTLRLRVRPLHWVPFRPRALYRWALKHHGNLSSMTHVTHGNRVYVRLGEDLTQPPVCHLKSMFISNNYMTSDLQPQEIQGCDHSAATGNNLEVHVIKLYSAGSGLCGSLQVEVIVSLVPPSDTSLRQKVVLILSSSVPVNWAIVAHDVQGYIFIHSSNSVSPPYPPEPELTLTTTIIPDLSTIPDLLVWANDNGYNNVTSYTEADRANRFVIQLAGSGAGQDPYVVGAMKPIAKRPKWAEERPLREWLNGGGRAEGDRDSFTVQCEDGRLSVAVDQRTLQTLSVPVSAVTLRDPTCQAQSNGSHFLLVFPVISCGTEGKLLPHTKRVQYKNMVLLWKDQPHTMLSHNETDWTSRSSLGIHFSCLDEVASTPQLGPAGNVNTSQVPWAPLPDRGPLHISTPKLKSGPLLLLKLFVTESYKQRRIGPCVIAADQRVYVEISAKGPFIDVAEVKSCVVSPLSDPKSSTFWTVISNNCPADPSLTFVHAKVKEETEDADEQEEEMEDRLEDKKGYKEISDEDKSVSHQAKPGKKGREGPSRKETVIRPLRFSFILRPVYNVSMQFLHCSLHLCVSDKTTREPTKKRVKKECPDAKDIPPLVSRTLGQKCEIRNLSRPIVVTQPLNSLAHKALKSTTGQRSKRLSVSPLAIPAPPQARVSREIPFEGAGYLTDQTPGGHRTWGPPSLSDELTSSV; this is translated from the exons ATGATGCCTTCATTGCCAGGAATTGGATGGACTGTTTTTTGCGTACTGCTGCTCTGGAGGAGACGGGCAG CTTCCAGTAAAGAGAGACAATGTTCCGTGGCTCAAGTGGGGGCGCTCCACCCAGTTGAGGCTCTGCTGGAGAAGTTTGAGGCTGGCCCAGGCTGTGCTGCCAGAGAGAGTGGGGACAAGGAGACTCATGTCATCGCAGTGGGGAGAGTAACCAGTGGCCCTGACAACATG GTCACAGTACTGTTGAAGCCCCTGGCCCCGGGCCAGTCAGGTTTGAGAAAAGTTCACTTACTACTCAGCTCCAAGCAACCAATCAGCTGGAGGCTGGAAGCTGAGAGACTGCCCCCTGACCTCCCTGTGCTAGTGAAG GTGTCCTCAAACTCCAGTGTTCAGTCCCAGACTCTACGCTTGCGTGTCCGGCCGCTACATTGGGTCCCTTTCCGTCCGCGCGCGCTGTACCGCTGGGCTCTGAAACACCATGGCAACCTGTCCTCTATGACACACGTTACACATGGAAACCGAGTGTATGTCCGACTGGGAGAGG ATCTGACTCAGCCTCCAGTGTGCCATCTTAAGTCAATGTTTATCTCCAACAACTACATGACCTCAGACCTGCAACCACAAGAAATACAAGGCTGCGACCATTCCGCAGCAACTGGAAACAACCTAGAGGTCCACGTGATCAAACTCTATTCAGCAGGCTCAGGACTCTGTGG CTCACTGCAGGTGGAGGTGATTGTGTCGCTTGTGCCCCCTTCGGACACTTCTTTGAGACAAAaggtggtgctgattctcaGCAGTTCGGTGCCAGTCAATTGGGCCATTGTTGCTCACGACGTCCAGggttatatttttattcat TCCTCTAATAGTGTTTCCCCTCCCTACCCTCCTGAGCCCGAACTGACTCTGACTACTACAATCATCCCCGACCTGTCCACCATACCGGACCTGCTTGTGTGGGCCAATGACAATGGCTACAACAATGTGACATCGTACACGGAAGCTGACCGGGCCAATCGCTTTGTGATCCAGCTGGCTGGGTCCGGGGCAGGTCAGGACCCAT atGTAGTTGGAGCAATGAAGCCCATTGCCAAGAGGCCTAAGTGGGCTGAGGAGCGTCCCCTGAGAGAATGGCTCAATGGCGGCGGAAGAGCAGAAGGAGACCGAGACAGTTTCACAGTGCAGTGTGAAGACGGACGCCTGAGTGTGGCAGTGGACCAACGCACACTGCAG ACTTTGTCTGTGCCAGTTTCTGCTGTAACTTTGCGTGACCCAACATGCCAAGCTCAGTCCAATGGGAGTCATTTCCTGTTGGTGTTCCCAGTCATTTCCTGCGGGACTGAGGGGAAGCTCCTGCCACATACTAAACGGGTGCAGTACAAAAACATG GTGCTGTTATGGAAAGACCAGCCTCATACCATGTTGTCACATAATGAGACTGATTGGACATCCAGAAGTTCACTTGGTATACAT TTTAGCTGTTTGGATGAAGTCGCCAGCACACCTCAACTAGGTCCTGCTGGTAATGTCAATACTTCTCAGGTACCCTGGGCTCCCTTGCCTGATCGGGGACCACTCCACATCTCTACACCCAAACTCAAATCTGGGCCTTTGCTTCTTTTGAAGCTTTTCGTCACTGAGAGCTACAAGCAGCGACGCATTGGACCATGTGTCATTGCTGCAGACCAGCGTGTTTATGTCGAG ATTTCCGCCAAGGGGCCCTTCATAGACGTTGCTGAGGTGAAGTCGTGTGTTGTTTCGCCTCTGTCGGACCCCAAAAGCTCTACCTTCTGGACTGTCATAAGCAACAACTGTCCTGCAGACCCCTCACTTACCTTTGTGCATGCGAAAGTTAAGGAGGAGACAGAAGATGCTGatgagcaggaggaggagatggaaGACAGACTTGAAGATAAAAAAGGATACAAGGAGATCAGTGACGAAGACAAAAGTGTCTCCCATCAAGCCAAACCCGGCAAAAAAGGGAGAGAAGGACCCTCGAGGAAGGAAACGGTTATACGGCCATTAAGATTTAGTTTCATCCTACGGCCAGTTTACAATGTCTCCATGCAGTTTCTCCACTGCAGCCTTCACCTCTGTGTCTCTGACAAGACAACAAGGGAACCCACAAAGAAAAGAGTAAAGAAGGAATGTCCAGATGCTAAAGATATTCCTCCACTTGTTTCCAGGACACTTGGACAGAAG TGTGAGATTAGAAACCTCTCCCGGCCCATTGTGGTCACCCAGCCTCTTAACTCACTGGCACATAAAGCATTGAAGTCCACCACAGGCCAGCGAAGCAAACGACTCAGTGTCTCCCCTCTGGCCATTCCTGCCCCACCACAGGCAAGAG TGTCACGTGAGATACCATTTGAAGGAGCGGGTTACTTAACAGACCAGACACCTGGAGGTCACCGCACATGGGGTCCACCTTCTCTCTCAGATGAGTTGACCAGCTCAGTATAA
- the engl gene encoding transforming growth factor beta receptor type 3 isoform X1, which translates to MMPSLPGIGWTVFCVLLLWRRRAASSKERQCSVAQVGALHPVEALLEKFEAGPGCAARESGDKETHVIAVGRVTSGPDNMVTVLLKPLAPGQSGLRKVHLLLSSKQPISWRLEAERLPPDLPVLVKVSSNSSVQSQTLRLRVRPLHWVPFRPRALYRWALKHHGNLSSMTHVTHGNRVYVRLGEDLTQPPVCHLKSMFISNNYMTSDLQPQEIQGCDHSAATGNNLEVHVIKLYSAGSGLCGSLQVEVIVSLVPPSDTSLRQKVVLILSSSVPVNWAIVAHDVQGYIFIHSSNSVSPPYPPEPELTLTTTIIPDLSTIPDLLVWANDNGYNNVTSYTEADRANRFVIQLAGSGAGQDPYVVGAMKPIAKRPKWAEERPLREWLNGGGRAEGDRDSFTVQCEDGRLSVAVDQRTLQTLSVPVSAVTLRDPTCQAQSNGSHFLLVFPVISCGTEGKLLPHTKRVQYKNMVLLWKDQPHTMLSHNETDWTSRSSLGIHFSCLDEVASTPQLGPAGNVNTSQVPWAPLPDRGPLHISTPKLKSGPLLLLKLFVTESYKQRRIGPCVIAADQRVYVEISAKGPFIDVAEVKSCVVSPLSDPKSSTFWTVISNNCPADPSLTFVHAKVKEETEDADEQEEEMEDRLEDKKGYKEISDEDKSVSHQAKPGKKGREGPSRKETVIRPLRFSFILRPVYNVSMQFLHCSLHLCVSDKTTREPTKKRVKKECPDAKDIPPLVSRTLGQKCEIRNLSRPIVVTQPLNSLAHKALKSTTGQRSKRLSVSPLAIPAPPQARVSGGGSLQTGPMIGIAFATFVMGVSLMGMLWCIFTYTVSREIPFEGAGYLTDQTPGGHRTWGPPSLSDELTSSV; encoded by the exons ATGATGCCTTCATTGCCAGGAATTGGATGGACTGTTTTTTGCGTACTGCTGCTCTGGAGGAGACGGGCAG CTTCCAGTAAAGAGAGACAATGTTCCGTGGCTCAAGTGGGGGCGCTCCACCCAGTTGAGGCTCTGCTGGAGAAGTTTGAGGCTGGCCCAGGCTGTGCTGCCAGAGAGAGTGGGGACAAGGAGACTCATGTCATCGCAGTGGGGAGAGTAACCAGTGGCCCTGACAACATG GTCACAGTACTGTTGAAGCCCCTGGCCCCGGGCCAGTCAGGTTTGAGAAAAGTTCACTTACTACTCAGCTCCAAGCAACCAATCAGCTGGAGGCTGGAAGCTGAGAGACTGCCCCCTGACCTCCCTGTGCTAGTGAAG GTGTCCTCAAACTCCAGTGTTCAGTCCCAGACTCTACGCTTGCGTGTCCGGCCGCTACATTGGGTCCCTTTCCGTCCGCGCGCGCTGTACCGCTGGGCTCTGAAACACCATGGCAACCTGTCCTCTATGACACACGTTACACATGGAAACCGAGTGTATGTCCGACTGGGAGAGG ATCTGACTCAGCCTCCAGTGTGCCATCTTAAGTCAATGTTTATCTCCAACAACTACATGACCTCAGACCTGCAACCACAAGAAATACAAGGCTGCGACCATTCCGCAGCAACTGGAAACAACCTAGAGGTCCACGTGATCAAACTCTATTCAGCAGGCTCAGGACTCTGTGG CTCACTGCAGGTGGAGGTGATTGTGTCGCTTGTGCCCCCTTCGGACACTTCTTTGAGACAAAaggtggtgctgattctcaGCAGTTCGGTGCCAGTCAATTGGGCCATTGTTGCTCACGACGTCCAGggttatatttttattcat TCCTCTAATAGTGTTTCCCCTCCCTACCCTCCTGAGCCCGAACTGACTCTGACTACTACAATCATCCCCGACCTGTCCACCATACCGGACCTGCTTGTGTGGGCCAATGACAATGGCTACAACAATGTGACATCGTACACGGAAGCTGACCGGGCCAATCGCTTTGTGATCCAGCTGGCTGGGTCCGGGGCAGGTCAGGACCCAT atGTAGTTGGAGCAATGAAGCCCATTGCCAAGAGGCCTAAGTGGGCTGAGGAGCGTCCCCTGAGAGAATGGCTCAATGGCGGCGGAAGAGCAGAAGGAGACCGAGACAGTTTCACAGTGCAGTGTGAAGACGGACGCCTGAGTGTGGCAGTGGACCAACGCACACTGCAG ACTTTGTCTGTGCCAGTTTCTGCTGTAACTTTGCGTGACCCAACATGCCAAGCTCAGTCCAATGGGAGTCATTTCCTGTTGGTGTTCCCAGTCATTTCCTGCGGGACTGAGGGGAAGCTCCTGCCACATACTAAACGGGTGCAGTACAAAAACATG GTGCTGTTATGGAAAGACCAGCCTCATACCATGTTGTCACATAATGAGACTGATTGGACATCCAGAAGTTCACTTGGTATACAT TTTAGCTGTTTGGATGAAGTCGCCAGCACACCTCAACTAGGTCCTGCTGGTAATGTCAATACTTCTCAGGTACCCTGGGCTCCCTTGCCTGATCGGGGACCACTCCACATCTCTACACCCAAACTCAAATCTGGGCCTTTGCTTCTTTTGAAGCTTTTCGTCACTGAGAGCTACAAGCAGCGACGCATTGGACCATGTGTCATTGCTGCAGACCAGCGTGTTTATGTCGAG ATTTCCGCCAAGGGGCCCTTCATAGACGTTGCTGAGGTGAAGTCGTGTGTTGTTTCGCCTCTGTCGGACCCCAAAAGCTCTACCTTCTGGACTGTCATAAGCAACAACTGTCCTGCAGACCCCTCACTTACCTTTGTGCATGCGAAAGTTAAGGAGGAGACAGAAGATGCTGatgagcaggaggaggagatggaaGACAGACTTGAAGATAAAAAAGGATACAAGGAGATCAGTGACGAAGACAAAAGTGTCTCCCATCAAGCCAAACCCGGCAAAAAAGGGAGAGAAGGACCCTCGAGGAAGGAAACGGTTATACGGCCATTAAGATTTAGTTTCATCCTACGGCCAGTTTACAATGTCTCCATGCAGTTTCTCCACTGCAGCCTTCACCTCTGTGTCTCTGACAAGACAACAAGGGAACCCACAAAGAAAAGAGTAAAGAAGGAATGTCCAGATGCTAAAGATATTCCTCCACTTGTTTCCAGGACACTTGGACAGAAG TGTGAGATTAGAAACCTCTCCCGGCCCATTGTGGTCACCCAGCCTCTTAACTCACTGGCACATAAAGCATTGAAGTCCACCACAGGCCAGCGAAGCAAACGACTCAGTGTCTCCCCTCTGGCCATTCCTGCCCCACCACAGGCAAGAG TATCTGGAGGTGGTTCATTGCAGACAGGACCAATGATAGGAATCGCCTTTGCAACCTTTGTAATGGGTGTCAGTTTGATGGGGATGCTGTGGTGCATCTTCACTTATACAG TGTCACGTGAGATACCATTTGAAGGAGCGGGTTACTTAACAGACCAGACACCTGGAGGTCACCGCACATGGGGTCCACCTTCTCTCTCAGATGAGTTGACCAGCTCAGTATAA